GGTCCTGGCACAGTGTCGGGCGACGTCGGCTGCGACGAAGACGATCATCGAGGCGAGCAGCACGACCAGCACTCGGGCAGCCGTCGCGTCGGCGGTGACGTCGATGCCGAGCAGCGCCTCCCAGCCGGCGACGAGCCACGTGAACATCGGCGGCTGGTCGCTCCAGATGTCGCCGTAGAGGTCGTGGCCGATCGACAGCAGCCGGGCCTTGGCGAGATTGCCGCCTTCGTCGACGTCGATGCGTGCCCATGCCGGCACCGCGAGCAGCCAGAGCGTGCCGAGCACGCCGAAACCGACTGCCAACGCGAAGGGCAACCACGGCAGCGGCGGGCGAACGTCGTCTCTGGGCTCGTCCGTCATCGTCGGCGAACCCTCCAGACGAGCAGGGCTCCGCCGATCGCGACGACCGCATCGCCGCTCCAGATCACCGCGAGCCGTGCGGCCGACGGCATCATGTCGCCGGGTCGTTCGAGGTCGGCGTCGGTGATGGGGCCGACCTCCGAGGCGAGTTGCTGGCCGAACAGGATCATCGCGATGCAGACGGCCGCGGGAATCGTCGACAGGGCGAACGCGACGAGGAAGTTGCCGCTGCGTGTCAGCAGGCCCATCGCCGCGCCGACCATCGGCAGCATGAGGCACGCGACGATGAACGCCCCGCGTGCGTGCAGTTCGCCGACGACGTCGCCGTTCTGCATGGTCAGCCGTTTGATGAGCGCTCGCTTGTCGCCCGACGACATCCGGCCGGCACCGATCGCGACGCTGGTGTCGTCGAGGTAGTCCGCGGCGGTCAGGCCGGCGAAGTCGATGGTCCAGTCGGGTGCCGGGATGACGACGCGTCGTTCGATGTCGCGGTTGATGGTGGTCTCGCCGTCGATCGTGACGGCCGCGTCGTCGAGGCGGAAGGTGACGAGGAACGGTGAGTCGTCCAGGCTGGCCGACGCGTCGCTGAACGGCACGAGCGGCTCGGCGTTGACGGTGGCGGAGTCGGACCAGACTTCGAGCGTCTCCGTCGTGCCGTCGGGAAGAGGACGCTGCTGACGGAAGATGACGGGCGTGCCGTCGTAGACGAGCGTGAGGTCTTCGATGCGGCCAACAGCGTCGGAAGTCAGCGTGAAGACGCGTCCCTCGCCCGCGATCTCGGCACCGTCGACGGCGGCGTCTCGGGCGAGCGTCGTTAGGAAGGCCGCCCGTTTGTCGAGGACAACTTGCCGATGGACCATGTCGCGGATGCGCTGGCTCTGGTCGGGCTGGCCGATGAGTCGTCGCAACTCTTCGACGCTCATGAACTTGGAGTTGATGCGGACCGGCACGTCTCGTCGGACTGGCCCGAATCGCGCCGTGCTGGCCGCGGCGACGAGTGGCGACTCGCCCTCTGCCGTGGCGGGCCTGCCGACCACGCCGACGCTGCGAGGGAACTTCACGCCGTCTTCGAGCACGACGTAAATGACGAACTCCTGGCGCGAGAGGCTTGTCTGTTCGAAGGTGCTCTTGCCGCGTTCGACGGGCGGTTCGATGAAGATCGTGGCGGCGCGGGCGGCGTAGATCTCCTCGGGCACCTGGGCCGGCAGTCGTCCGCCGCGCCGGCGTTTTTCATCCGGGTAGCGGACGACATACGCGTTTTCGAGACGGACGAGTTGGACGTTCGGCGAGAGCGACGTCAACGCGGTCGATGCGCCGTCGCCTTCGACGTCGGATTGGGCCACCAGCTCTTCGATCGTGTCGGCGTCCGGCAGTACGGCCCTGTCGGCAAAGACGGTGATCGCCCCCGCGTCCGACTGGAAGCTGGCGCGGTTCGAGCGGTTGATCTGGTTGGCGGTGAGTCGGGCGAGGTTGGTCCAGATGGTCTTTTCGACCTGCAGGTTGGCGGCGGGTACGAGGATGCCGAGGAGTCCGATGGTGCCGAGCCCGAGCAGGCCACCCAGCACCAGTGCCGGCAGCAGCAGCCCGAACGGTCCGGCCGAGATGCCCGCGGCTTTGGCGCCCACGCTCTCGTTGTCGGCGGCGAGTCGGCCGTAGACGAAGGTCGTCGCGAAAAGGGCGGCGATCGGAAGCGAGTAGACGAGCATCGCCGGCAGCAGCCACGCGAGAATCGTCGCGGCCTGCCCGGCACCGAGTCCCTGCTCCGTCAGCGGACGCAGCAGCCCGGCGAAGCTCAACACGCCCGCCAACGCCACCGCAGCCAGCAGGAAGACGCGCACGAGGTCGCGGAAGATGTAGCCGAACAGCGTGAGTCCCATCAGCGGCCGCTCAAGGGTACAGCGGGTAGGGTGGTTCGCGTGCATCGCCGTCTGGTCACGCTCGCTCGCGACC
This sequence is a window from Planctomycetota bacterium. Protein-coding genes within it:
- a CDS encoding LptF/LptG family permease, with the translated sequence MGLTLFGYIFRDLVRVFLLAAVALAGVLSFAGLLRPLTEQGLGAGQAATILAWLLPAMLVYSLPIAALFATTFVYGRLAADNESVGAKAAGISAGPFGLLLPALVLGGLLGLGTIGLLGILVPAANLQVEKTIWTNLARLTANQINRSNRASFQSDAGAITVFADRAVLPDADTIEELVAQSDVEGDGASTALTSLSPNVQLVRLENAYVVRYPDEKRRRGGRLPAQVPEEIYAARAATIFIEPPVERGKSTFEQTSLSRQEFVIYVVLEDGVKFPRSVGVVGRPATAEGESPLVAAASTARFGPVRRDVPVRINSKFMSVEELRRLIGQPDQSQRIRDMVHRQVVLDKRAAFLTTLARDAAVDGAEIAGEGRVFTLTSDAVGRIEDLTLVYDGTPVIFRQQRPLPDGTTETLEVWSDSATVNAEPLVPFSDASASLDDSPFLVTFRLDDAAVTIDGETTINRDIERRVVIPAPDWTIDFAGLTAADYLDDTSVAIGAGRMSSGDKRALIKRLTMQNGDVVGELHARGAFIVACLMLPMVGAAMGLLTRSGNFLVAFALSTIPAAVCIAMILFGQQLASEVGPITDADLERPGDMMPSAARLAVIWSGDAVVAIGGALLVWRVRRR